A single region of the Anomaloglossus baeobatrachus isolate aAnoBae1 chromosome 2, aAnoBae1.hap1, whole genome shotgun sequence genome encodes:
- the PSPH gene encoding phosphoserine phosphatase isoform X1 encodes MCTHIRKTHHKMSSMSHLKEILRRADAVCFDVDSTVIKEEGIDELAKFCGVGDAVAEMTRKAMGGSLTFKAALTERLALIRPSREQVQALITEHPPRLTEGIKDLVHRLHQRGVQVFLISGGFRSIVEHVAAELDIPLSNVYANRLKFYFNGEYAGFDETQLTAESGGKGKVIGLLKEKYGFKNVIMIGDGATDMEASPPADGFIGFGGNVIRQQVKEKAKWYITDFEELLRELDGDSIKMNHNEIID; translated from the exons ATGTGCACACATATCAG AAAAACCCACCACAAAATGTCTTCCATGTCCCATCTCAAGGAAATCCTCCGCCGGGCAGATGCAGTTTGCTTTGATGTGGATAGTACGGTAATAAAAGAGGAGGGTATAGATGAACTGGCAAAGTTCTGCGGCGTGGGAGATGCCGTGGCAGAAAT GACTCGTAAAGCAATGGGAGGATCTCTGACCTTCAAGGCTGCTCTGACAGAGAGACTTGCACTAATTCGTCCATCACGAGAACAAGTACAAGCTTTGATAACAGAGCACCCTCCAAGGCTAACCGAGGGGATAAA AGACCTGGTTCACAGGCTGCACCAGCGAGGGGTACAGGTCTTCCTCATATCTGGAGGATTTCGGAGCATTGTGGAGCACGTAGCCGCAGAGCTGGACATACCACTATCCAATGTGTATGCAAACAGGCTCAAGTTTTACTTCAATG GAGAGTATGCTGGATTTGATGAGACACAGCTGACGGCAGAATCTGGTGGTAAAGGAAAAGTGATTGGCTTATTAAAGGAGAAATATGGCTTTAAGAATGTAATAATGATTGGAGATGGAGCTACTGATATGGAAGCCAGTCCTCCTGCT GATGGTTTCATTGGATTTGGAGGAAATGTCATCAGACAACAAGTAAAGGAAAAAGCCAAGTGGTACATCACAGACTTCGAGGAGCTCCTCAGGGAACTCGACGGGGACAGCATCAAAATGAACCACAATGAAATAATTGACTAA
- the PSPH gene encoding phosphoserine phosphatase isoform X2, which produces MSSMSHLKEILRRADAVCFDVDSTVIKEEGIDELAKFCGVGDAVAEMTRKAMGGSLTFKAALTERLALIRPSREQVQALITEHPPRLTEGIKDLVHRLHQRGVQVFLISGGFRSIVEHVAAELDIPLSNVYANRLKFYFNGEYAGFDETQLTAESGGKGKVIGLLKEKYGFKNVIMIGDGATDMEASPPADGFIGFGGNVIRQQVKEKAKWYITDFEELLRELDGDSIKMNHNEIID; this is translated from the exons ATGTCTTCCATGTCCCATCTCAAGGAAATCCTCCGCCGGGCAGATGCAGTTTGCTTTGATGTGGATAGTACGGTAATAAAAGAGGAGGGTATAGATGAACTGGCAAAGTTCTGCGGCGTGGGAGATGCCGTGGCAGAAAT GACTCGTAAAGCAATGGGAGGATCTCTGACCTTCAAGGCTGCTCTGACAGAGAGACTTGCACTAATTCGTCCATCACGAGAACAAGTACAAGCTTTGATAACAGAGCACCCTCCAAGGCTAACCGAGGGGATAAA AGACCTGGTTCACAGGCTGCACCAGCGAGGGGTACAGGTCTTCCTCATATCTGGAGGATTTCGGAGCATTGTGGAGCACGTAGCCGCAGAGCTGGACATACCACTATCCAATGTGTATGCAAACAGGCTCAAGTTTTACTTCAATG GAGAGTATGCTGGATTTGATGAGACACAGCTGACGGCAGAATCTGGTGGTAAAGGAAAAGTGATTGGCTTATTAAAGGAGAAATATGGCTTTAAGAATGTAATAATGATTGGAGATGGAGCTACTGATATGGAAGCCAGTCCTCCTGCT GATGGTTTCATTGGATTTGGAGGAAATGTCATCAGACAACAAGTAAAGGAAAAAGCCAAGTGGTACATCACAGACTTCGAGGAGCTCCTCAGGGAACTCGACGGGGACAGCATCAAAATGAACCACAATGAAATAATTGACTAA